CACCGTGCTCATCGCGGCCGTGCTCGTCACGTTCTATCTCGGCGGCTGGGCCATCTGAGCCCGAGACATGCGCGACGTCGCCGGCAGAAGGACGGCGCGCATCGGGACGACATCGTCTCCTCCACCATCATCGTTGATGGTCTCCAGCCTGGGAACGCGAGTTTCCAGGCTTTTTTTATCGACGAGACGCGACGCGACGCGCGCAAACGGCGCGACACCCGTTCGCGCCCGGTGCTACGATCGCGTTTTGCCTTCAGGAGTCGCGATGAACACACTCGGCATCGTCTCCGAATCGAGCACCCGGGCCTCGGCGCGCAAGCCGCCGTTCATTCCGTCGTTCGGCTTCCACGAAGTGCACGAATCGCAGCCGATCGGCGCGCCGCCCGCGCGCATCATCGACGTCGTCGCGTCGCTCGACATGCGCGCCGATCCGGTCATCGACACGCTGCTGACGGTGCGTGAATTCCCGGCGGCCATCGCCGGAGCGCTACGCCACGCGCCGGCCCGCCCCGAACGCGCGCGCTTCGGCTTCGACACCTTCACGCCGCTCCATCGAGACGACACGTCGCTGTCGCTCGGGCTCGTCGGCCGCTTCTGGCGCCCGACGCCCGACGTGCGTCCCCTCGCGGACGCCGACGCCTTCGTCCGGCACGACGACCCGCGCGATGCGAAGCTGGTACTGCGGTTCGAGGTGGTCGGGCTCGCGTCGGGCGCGCACATCCTGCGCACCGAAACCTTCGTCCATTGCCCGAGCGCGCGCACGCGCGCGCTGTTCACGCCGTACTGGCTCGCGATCCGGCTTGGGAGCGGCTGGATTCGGCGTCGTACGCTGGCGGCAGTGGAAATCGCGCTGGCGTGATTCGCGCCATCAGAACGGCTTGATCACGGCCAGCCCGACGACGAGCGCCATCGCGACGATCACCACGCCGGCCGCCTGCCCGAGCCACGGCGCCGGTACGACGACGAGGTCGTCGCGCTCCATGCGCCGCAGCGTGCCGGCCAGGACCCCGTGCAGCACCGACAGCGCGACGACGAGCACAAGCTTCACCGACAGCCACGCGGCGCCGAACCAGTGACCGCTCAGCGCGAGCGCGATGCCGGCGATCCAGACGATCGCGAGCGCGGGCGCCGTCACCGTGCGATCCCAGCGCCGCACCGCGCGATGCACGGCGAGATTCGCAATACGCACCGCGACGGACGACAACAACAGCCCGCCGACGAACGTGACGATGGCGGCCAGATGCACGGCCTTCAGCATCAGGTAGATCATCGCGCGTGCCGCCTGCGCGCGATCCAGCCGGCGCTCGCCAGCCCCGCGAACGGCACGACGGCCGACAGCACCAGCCGCGCGACCTCGGCCTTGCTCCACAGCCCGCTCGACGCGGTGCCGACCACCGCCCACACGTACATCGCGAACGCGATGCCGTGAACCGGGCCCATGATCGATACCGCCACCGGATAGCCGGCCAGATGCTTGAGCGGCACGGCCACGCACACCAGCACGACGAGCGTGGTCGCCTCCAGCAGCGACAGGTATTGCAGGTTCCGCAACGCGTTGCGATCGTCTTGTTTCATCGGCAGGCCTCCAGGTGGTCCGCCGCGATTGTCGCGTGTGGCGCCGGGTCGAGCCATTGGCTAGAATGACATCTTTCAACGGATTCTGGCCACGGCCGCGAATACCATGCACACGGTCGCCGTTCTCGCGTTGCCCGATGTCGTGCCGTTCGATCTGGGCGTCGCCTGCGATACGTTCGCGCGCGTGCGGGCGCCGAATGTCGAGCCGGCGTACCGCGTGCGCGTGTGCAGCGAGCAGCCGCGCGTCGGCGGCGACCTGTTCGAGCTGCGCCCGCCGTTCCGCCTCGATGCGCTGGCCGACACCGACACGATCATGGTCCCCGGCACGTCGGTGCCGCTCGCGCCCACGTCGCGCCGCGTGCTCGACGCGCTGCGCGCGGCGGCCGCGCGCGGATGCCGGATCGCATCGATCTGCAGCGGCGCGTTCGTGCTCGCGGAAGCCGGGCTGCTCGACGGCCTGCGCGCGACGACGCACTGGCTCGCGGCCGCCGAACTCGCGCGCCGCCATCCGAACGTCGACGTCGATCCGAACGTGCTGTTCGTCGACAACGGCCAGATCCTGACTTCGGCCGGCGCGGCGGCCGGCCTCGATCTGTGCCTGCACATGATCCAGGCCGACTATGGCGCGGCGGTCGCCGTCGACGCCGCCCGCAGCGCGGTGGCGCCGCGCGTGCGCGAAGGCGGGCAGGCGCAGTTCATCGCGCCCGAATGGCCGGCCGGCGGCGACGGGCTGCACGACCTGATGGACTGGCTGCACGCGAACCTGCGCCAGCCGCTGACGCTCGACACGATCGCGCGCAAGGCGTCGACGAGCGTGCGCACGCTGACGCGGCGCTTCCAGGAACAGACGGGCACGTCGCCCGGGCAATGGCTGCAGACCGCGCGCGTGCGGCATGCGCAGCAGTTGCTGGAGGTGACCGA
This is a stretch of genomic DNA from Burkholderia cenocepacia. It encodes these proteins:
- a CDS encoding GlxA family transcriptional regulator; protein product: MHTVAVLALPDVVPFDLGVACDTFARVRAPNVEPAYRVRVCSEQPRVGGDLFELRPPFRLDALADTDTIMVPGTSVPLAPTSRRVLDALRAAAARGCRIASICSGAFVLAEAGLLDGLRATTHWLAAAELARRHPNVDVDPNVLFVDNGQILTSAGAAAGLDLCLHMIQADYGAAVAVDAARSAVAPRVREGGQAQFIAPEWPAGGDGLHDLMDWLHANLRQPLTLDTIARKASTSVRTLTRRFQEQTGTSPGQWLQTARVRHAQQLLEVTELSIEHVATEAGFGSVTAFRERFARIVGTSPQRYRQAFRARADA
- a CDS encoding DUF3817 domain-containing protein; amino-acid sequence: MKQDDRNALRNLQYLSLLEATTLVVLVCVAVPLKHLAGYPVAVSIMGPVHGIAFAMYVWAVVGTASSGLWSKAEVARLVLSAVVPFAGLASAGWIARRRHAR
- a CDS encoding CopD family protein, with amino-acid sequence MIYLMLKAVHLAAIVTFVGGLLLSSVAVRIANLAVHRAVRRWDRTVTAPALAIVWIAGIALALSGHWFGAAWLSVKLVLVVALSVLHGVLAGTLRRMERDDLVVVPAPWLGQAAGVVIVAMALVVGLAVIKPF